The DNA window ATGTTATGATGCAATTTCAATCATTGTTTTTTTGAATAAAGAAGTTCAAGTCTTCAAGATAAGAGGAAAACCATAGTTTCAAATGATTAtcgactatatatatatacccaaaaggtaggggtaaggtttgcgtacaaccaaccctccccaaaccccacttgtgggaatacactgggcatgttgttgttgtctatatatatatatatatatattaataaggGTGTTTGGATCAACTTGCGCGCACCTCGACTATTCCATCGGGtacctgccacctcccaccaacaaaAGTATCGGGTAACTCGGTCCACCAAGACTTAGGCAGATGGGAAGAAATCCCCTAGTACTTTTTGCCTCCGCTTGAATGATTATcatttatattatcttctctCTTACAAATATACAGCGAAGAATCTCCTTTCCAGGGATGAGGCCTATCAGTTGACCTAAAGAAAATCTTAAATACAAAAACTATTGTTTGAAAAGGCTAGAAAAGAATATCGCTCCTCTCATTTACTCCATCTGATGCAACCTAAAGCTACCAGAACACCGCAGTATTGTATGATCAAATAAACATATTTACATCAGCCATTCAAATATACAGAACATTCATCAATATTTCACTAGCAACAAAGTTGATTTAGTATCTTTTCTTTGTTACCGCAGTGTCCGGGCAGGTTGCAcccacctcaactaattccacatGGTACCTACTACCTCCAACCAACACAGGTACCGGATATAGTATCCAGTTAAGAAAGCCTATGGTTTGACTTAGTGAGAATAAATGCAACCTAGTCAACTGACGATCATCATTGGTGGGGCCTTCAGCAACAGTGAGGGACGAGACACATTTAAAGTACCTAATAAGCTATTAATTATAACATTAGGAAAACATCAACACGAACAAGTAACAGAGAGAGAGGGTTTATGCAACTAATTGACCAAGGACAGAGCATTGAGGTTCTCTTATAAAGTGTTGCTCCACACTAAAGTTGAGTTGTTTTAAAATAAGAGAGAAAATGACACTACAACAGAAGACTGAAATGCTGCATCCATTAACAAATGTCATATGCACAAATAACAATTTTGCTTCGGACAATAAGATGAGGAGCATCCATTATGCACATTCCAATGAGAGGAtgtcaattttcaaaaaaaaaaatgaaacatctGACACTTCAAGGGAAGTCAAGACATTATTAAGAAAAAGGGGTGAGAAAGAGCCAGTGTTAAGCAAAGGAGAAAGGAAACAAACACACATGCGCTCTTTCTCCCGATGCAATAAGCTGCCATTGCAGATATATCCTTGACATTGGCCTGCTGATCCATTCATATCCATGTCAAAGAGCACTCAACAAAGCAAGACATACTATAACCTAATACTAAAACTACACAGAAGCCTTTCTACGAAGGTGGACGGCGTGGGCCCTCCACCAAATGAATATGTGGGGAAGTATAATTACTTACCAAGTGTAAGACATCAATACTGACAAGGCGTGAGTCATTTCCCTCAATAGTTACCAATAATACATTTCCAGCTACATCAGCAGTAGTTTTGTTGTTCACTATCTCTTGCCTGTTAGAATACTGTAGGTAGACGGTTTTCCCTCGTACCTGAGCCGGTTCTGAGGAAGACGCATAGTACGATATCATTGCAATAGCTTGATTCAATTCTGCCTACGATAATTAATAATAGAGGATAAGAACATCAAGAATAAGTGTAGTTTCACTAGAAACAAACAGAGATTTGAAAATGAAGGAAGTTACACTTACAAACTCTATAAATGCTTGATTTCTATTTGCTCCAACATTACACTTGGTATTGACAACTTTACCAAATGGCTTCCCCAATTCAATCAGTTCCTCTTCTGTGCACTCCCATGGCAAGTTTCTTAAATGAAGAACCTTAGAGGGAGGCTGTGTGTATCTGAATTGAGGCTGGCTAGATACAGATGACATTCCAAAACACAAATCCAAGCTCCAACAAAATCAACACAGATAAAGCCCAGCAAGTAACGCTCCTTCAAAAGTAAGACCATATTCGCACATAAACAAGATATTTACAATATGCAATTTCACACCTCATCACTCAAAAACAGCACCTAGCTAAAAGGTATAAGTACATGAATCAAAAGATAAAGCATATTTATGAACACGCTGTGATTCTACAGCGAACAAACTAAATTTAGAGTAAGTTCAACTACTTCCATATACTATCTTGTCCTTCTTCAGTTTTTCTCATGCCACCAGAAATTACTAATCCCTTGTGTTCTTTTCTAACTGTATACAGAGGGAAaacaactaaaaagaacaagGACCAAAACATACACTTCTTATCCTCTTCCTAGTGTAAGAAAGTAATCATTCAATGTTATAATCATAACACCATACTTGGCAGTTCCTCCCCACACCCAAGAAAGTAGTAAACAAATACCCCGATGAGAAAAGAATAAATTTGGATTGAATCACAAAACTTGCAAACAGAAAAGGCAATACAGATTAAGCAGCATTTCACCAATACAAAAATAACACAGTCAGGAAAAAGACACAAACTTTATCATCAACTGTCCACAAAGTTAGGCTGGTCGATGCACGTAAATGTCTTAGAGCGGTAAAAAACTAAATAGCGTACAACCCCTCAAGCCAAAACCCAGCCAACAGAtagaacaaagaaagaaaatgaaaaaaaggggTCAGGAATTATCGTTGCAGGGGAAAAAATAGTTATAAATCGAAAGCACTGTCGTTCAGAAACAGATAAAGAATATGAATTTAGGGcaaaggaacaaaaaaaaatgagggaTATTTCAGTTAGGCGTACCAAAGGGGTAGACGAGAACAGCAGAGGATTTTGTTCAGGTATCAGGGAGACGAAAGGACAACGGGGCGGTGTAAACAAAGTTCAATAGATCTTGAAAACGCTGGAATTAAGGAATCAAAACATACCGGATGAGGTAGAAACAAAGCCAAGGGGCGAGGCTGGAAAACACACAAATATATACCTGGAGCAACATATGTAGTTATATGTATTTATCATAAAATGCCACtacttttcttttgaaaaaataatctccactactttttttttgaaaaaataagcTGGattcatattaagtgaattgttcGGTATCACAcccttttgaaagaaaattatgaCTCTTACTATTATTTTCAATCTAGTTTCTTAAAAGATATCAATAATTAtcttaatttacttattttggactatgaaaaaattcaaacaattcGCTTAAGTAGGACTAGAGGGAGTACTTCGTACTGACATGAGTAATTTGGAATAAGATTGatttaaatttaagattttgtttgaatatgtaatttgaattttaaagttGTATTTTCTTAGAAACATAAAAACTTCATAATTTGTGGAAATTATTAAAACTTTTCCAATTCTTatgtagtttatttttttaaaaaatcatatacaaaGTATTAAAATACATTATGACATCGAATTAATAAATCACATATCTTCAtgtttcataaataaatatttttcaaactttcaaatacacataattttataaatatttattagttCAATAAATTAACAATAGTAGTAACTAActattttatgataaaatcccTCCATGTGGTACAACCGATCTCTTCACGTCgattatgagtttttttttttttccaaagttTAAATTAtgggtattttttttaataaaataaactatggatTATGTTTTAtatcttaaaacaaatttagaattataaatcctattttctaaaatttttgtttgaaatcatgatttgaagttgaaactaAAAATTTGTGCAGATTTTATAACCAAAGGttgatttaaaaaatcaagCTTCCAAATCCTGATTTTAGCCCAAAGTAAATTTGAGCGGTTTATGGCCAACTCAATTTCTAATTCAGctcattttaatttcttcaatttcaatttaatCCGCCCATTTAACATCTTAAttgttattataaaaaaatgtttaaccgtactcttttttattttaacttgtaCTGCAATCCCTAACAACTTGTTTAAATGGTTGTTGCCTCGATGTCATATCATATTTTATCATACTGCtggggtgttcatggtttggataaaaaccgattcAAATTGAAGAACCAAACTGATAAAATAAAactgattttatttgggtttggtttggtttggttttagatttttgaaaatcgatagtatttggtttggttatggttttattaaaaaaatggaaaaaataaccgaaccaaaccgatgaattatatacaaatattttattaatatacatacttaatatattatttttataaacaattttaaagatctcaTAGATGTTTTCAttataatttctttataatttacttattgaaagcaaaaatgtccaaggtgaaaacatttattttattgatttcatgtataagAGTGTCAATGACAATTCTCTGTGGGACTAAAAATGTTAATGTCTCTTCCTTCTaagccaatatagtgaattttaaagctttaatcataataaattcaGTGATAGAAAGTTCAATAATTTCagtcattttaactattttttttgttttgaatggattgttatcacctttttcacattttgaaagaactttttcttttatttttgtgtatggttaatagcCAAAtgaccgaaccaaaccaaaccgaaatcgataaatgtatattatatttgatttgatttggttttgataattttaaaaccgattaaattgatttaattttgattttgaccaataaccgatccaaaccgacccgtgaacacccctacatACTGCATTGTTTTGATTAATACaatatatttgaataaattttattattttacattgttaaataatgtcacacatcaagggatattacaaaaaaaaagtaggatacaaggtacaattttttaaaaacaaaatagaataaacgataaaatagaattattaaataatactccaaaaaacaaaacaaaatgattaaaaaagaagaagccatCACACCAAATCAATTATAATGAACTTTTCGTCATCACATAATAATGAATTTAGCAATACAATAAGATTTAAGttacaatcaaaacaaacattttaCATACAActggtaacaaccatccaagcAAGACTACCCCATATGGGAAGCAACTTTTCTTCAACTTACAGCGTTGGCACTAAATAAACTTTGTTTGATACTAGTAGGAATGGCCGTAGTAAATAGTTGCTAGGAATGCATGCTAATGTAGCTGATGAATTTGAACTGAGAGCTTATTAGCTATGAAAATTAGGTAGGGCTAAATTGACGTTAGCTTTAGACTTCTGTCCCAAGGTAAATGCATGTCCCCCAAAACAGTATGGCAAACCTGTTCCACTGATCCTCAATTGCATAAAGTTTGCTAATACCTTATAAGAGTGTGGGAAGAGAAGTACGTTTTCCTTCCTGCTCCAGAAGCCAGAGAGATCCATGTAATGAGTTAAATTGGCGTCAACAACTGGGCTGCAAGGAGATACATATTCAAAAACCACGTGtcattatcataaaaaaatttacattcATAGGACCAAAGTGAGAGCCAAGGAATCATCCAGTCATCCACAGTTCAGCTATTCAACTTTTGCACGAACAATTTCAGGACTCTGAACCTCCTAAGTTCATTTTAGAACTCAACTCATCAAATGGCTCTGGCAAGACCTTAAACATATAGTGCCATATTAGCATAAATAGTCTGTAGAACTAGCTGACAATATATCAAGATAATGCCATTTTATAGTAGCAATCATGTAAACTGGAAAATTCTTCACTAACAAAATACATCTTTTAGTATTGTGTATAGAGAGAACAAGCAATGCTATAACAATCATAAGAGAGAGAACAAGTAATGCTATAGCAATCATAAGGCCTGAAGATATCCGTGTGCATGACAGAAGGAGAAATGATCATTCTGTTTACAAgtaattcaacaataaaaagaCCTTAATAGAGTAGAATTGATACAGAAAATGCATATAATCTCGACCCTAGCTCATTTGACAATTGACAATTAGTTGATAAATTCATTCCCCTTTAATAAGTAATTGTATATCAAATGTTTTCAGAATAGTACCCAAAATGGAAGTTCTCTTACCAAATAAGAGTCAGCTGTGCAAGTAGCCTAAAACAGCGGAAACAATATGCAAAGAACCCGTGACTACTAAAATTCCAGGTTGTTCTCCAGGTCTTTCATTAAGGATCTTAACACCAGCCCTTATACAAGCCAATAATGATCCCTCCGCAAGTAAAATACTTTGAGATTTCACTATCCCTGCAGCTTGAAGTGATTGATCCTCACTTTCTGCAACTTTGAGGTCAAGAACCTTCATATTCATCTCTCTCGAAGCATTGACCCAAGAACATTTCAACAAAGATGCTGAAGCCATTCTTGATTTAGCACCAGCGATGTCAACTTCTGTAGAAAATACAGCATCCAAATCCCCAACTGCCAAAAGAATGATTGTCTTAGTGGAGTCATTTATAATACAACAATCAAATACCAAAAAACATGTGAAATGCAAGTATAATGTTAGAGACAAACACTCTAATGATAGAAAGCTGATGATTCACATTTCAtttagaactcaccttgtttGTATAAGTAGCTAAAAACATGGAAATGGCTAGAAGAGAGTGAACAACGTAACATATTTGGAAAAGTTTGCTACTTTTAGTACTCTCTATGTCTCAATATGGAGTTGTAAGTCTACGTAGCACATAACAAAATCATCTGGGTGGTTGTTACCTATTGTacttgttaaagaatgacaaaagtcccacattggtggttaatgagatgggtggactccttataaggcttgggcaatcctcctccctttgagctagcttttggggtgtgagttaggcctaaaaCCTAATTTAACAGTACTGAAGTCTATGTAGGACATAACAAAATCATCTCAGACAAACTTCTCTCATATATTCTTGTGTCTGCCACTTGAACCCTTTATCATACTTCATCATTTCTAATACTGTTCAATCTTTATGACCACACATTCATCTTTAATATCCACATTTTAATGGCATTCATCTTATGGATATTTAGGTTGAACGGCCCGATATTCATTGTAAACATTCTCGCAGTCACGGGACTCATTCATTTCATACATCCAAATTTTATCCCTTTTTAGCACCTCCAATTATCATATCGTCACACAGGAAGACGGTGCATATGAGGTCTATGTGGGACATAACAAAACCATCTCAGGTAACCCACTATTAAAATCCTCTACATGATCCATTTGAACCCTATATCGGATGTTACCATTTCTAATCTTCTTCAGTCTTGACTCGTCTTGAATGAAGGCAAATCTAACTTTTAACATCTGCATTCCATAAACATATATCTTgtggatacattaggtttggaGACCCAACCATTCATAGCCATATAACATCGTTGTCTCATAATAGTTTCAAGTATCTGTTTATCACATATCATTCTCGTAAGACTCCTCTGTTTAAGTCATTATTTTTAAACTCTATGTTTTGCATTCATCTATCATGCCATTCTACTTAAAGACGAAGTCCAGATGTCCATATTGTATTTATTAGGCATCACAATTCTGTCTAATCATACTTCACCTTCATTCTTCTTATAGGGTTTAAACTTGCAATGTAGAATGTCTTACTTCTATTTGTCCTAAGACATTGCTCTCTAGTGTACTTCTCTATAGTTTCAAGTTTTGATTAAGCCTCCAAAGAGTAAAAGTTTTAGGACAAGTATTTAGTTGCAAAGTAACAGTAGCAAACACGCAAAGGGGGTCAAATTGACAACAAAACTATTCCACAATCTTCAGGTTACAGCTAAGcaataattgaaaaattaaatgtGTAAATGATCTAAGAACTCGTCAACTAAAAAAGGATATGGATACGTGACAAAGAAATCCAAAATTGGTCAAACCTGAAATTAACTCTCTTGCAAAACCTAGATGATCCTTGTCATTCGCCATAGCAACCACAAGAACCATTTTTGCCTTCGGAAATGTCATCTGCAATGTGTTTTCCAAAGCCCTGGCAGATTCCTTCGTATGTGCTGAAAATGTTTATTTGTTATCATACTATCCACCTCCAAATAGACTGACAATTACAACTCTTGAAAACAGATGTAAAACACTTTATTATCCATGGctatgtaacacatatataGACGCATGCACAAGTGCATGACTAACAATAAGAACATCAAGATTCAACCTCCATCAAGTAGTATAGTTGCTCCAGATACTCCAAGTAAATTAGCTTCTTCTGAAGACAATATTTGGGTTCTGCCTTGCAAAAATGCACTCTCCAGACCAGTACGAATAGCTCCACTGGACAAACTCCATCCTGGTATTTAGACCCATTACAAGAATGAAGTTAAGAAAGAAAGCTGATAGTTGATCATATTATACAAGCAAAGTATCAAAATAATTCAATCAAGTACCTCACATTGTCAATGTAAACTTTGTagttaaaataacttatatCCATTATTAGAAGACATTACAATCTGCTTCTTATGAAGCTTTAAGATTAACTCCACGTCTATCCTTTTCCAAAACTACTATTGTCAATCAGGAGATATCATCCCAATTAAAGGTTAACCCACAACTGAAAAGAGGAAATACCAAATTAATGGGGTCAAGCATGTGCTGGTAGCTAAATGCCCCTTGAATAACTCTAGCATGTTATGGGATTAAAGGTAAAGCTTAACCTGACTGCCATTAATGTAACAGAGTACACGAGATTTGCCAAGATAAATCcttcaaatcaacaatataaaaagGGAAAAGCTTTGAGATGAGGGTTCCATTTCACAGAGCAAGCTGTAAACCCAATGATTTATGCAGTTTTAGTGTCCTGAACCCCGTAAAAGTATGTCAAATCTGTAGCGCATATCAGAATACAAGGTTGAATACctatcaaaaagaataatacaAGGCCATATAATCCCCATAATGCATCAGCTAATCCGTACTGTTAGAGAAACATCGTAACTAAACTGACAACAAAGCTGTATCTACTTTTCCTTGTGAGTAGGCACACAGATACAGGTTTCAGGAAGTGACTTTAGAAAACCAATCCATAGCATATATTAACTGAGCACCTAACCAACTCCGTTAATGTTTCTAATGACCAGAAAACAAGGTTATACGATTTCAATTCCCATCATAGTCGAAGATTTATTAACTTGCAAGAACTATTTTTGAAGTAAGAACAAAGGAAAAATTTGAGTCCTTACCTTGCTTACTAAGGCATAATGCTGCACATGTAGCAGTTACAGCGTTCTGAAGTTGGTGAGCTCCAAGCATGCGTAATTTCACACCTAGAAGTTCAATAGACTGCACTATTTATGAAAAGCAATTAATAGCTTGTTATATTGTTAGAAATTGAACAAGTTTCAAAAAGTCCAATGTGTCATTTATGAACCACAAATGAAGATCAGTTTATACCAGATCATAGTCCTTCTCAATCTGAAGCACTATGTCACATAATTGGCGTGGTATGCCAGTCACTTCACAGAAGCCTTTCAAAGCGCTTCTATTTCCCGGATCAGATGCTGATACCACTGGTGAAGACATAGAAGATGCTTTCCTACGAAGAATGTACTCAATAGATGGAACGAATGGACCTCCTATAACTAGCTGAAATATTGAATCATTTGAAGCAAGTCAAGCATAGTTGATCCAACAGCAAATAAaactattaataataatttttaacatAACATACTACACAGACAACATTAAGACGTTAATCATCTTTACTATCTCATCAAAGTTTGAGGTTAGAACCAGCAGactagtaaaaaataaatacaaccAATGTAGAGCATGAGCTGTTTGCCCAATGTGTGATATCACTTATGTCTAGAAAACCCTAAACAGAAAACATCAGATCAAACACAATTGCAAGAAGAAATATTCATCTTTGAATATATCCAATGGATAGGTGAAGGAAAGACCACCTAACTGGACGCCCATTTTTAACTATTCCTGATTTTGCCACCGCTATACTTTCCAAAGAGCCCCCAAGTGCATCCAGATGTTCCTCGCCAACAGTGGTTATGATTGATATAGCAAGATCAGGACCCGAAATAACATTAGTGGCATCTCGTGCTCCACCCAATCCAGCCTATACGGTAggagaaaatataaaatgttaATGTAAGCACAAGtggaaagaaaattttgatcttggaggaaaaggaaaagaaaaagaagaaggaagaccaaATATCTAATATAGTCTAAAGATTATTATTTAAACACCAACTATGGTGGAAAGAACAAAGGAAGTGGGGAAAAAAGTATAGCTATTGTAGAGAAAAGAGTCAAGTTAATGTGTTTAACCTCCACAACTGCAATTTCAGTATTTTCTTCAGCAAATAGGCTGAACGCAATAGCAGTAAAAACCTGACATTTTaaggaaaagaagaagcaaATTAGACAAGACCATATACAGAAGCAGACCAAAAATGAGAACTAAAGAGTACTTTGGAGAAAGCACATTCTTGGAACTATGGAAATCAAAGCCAGAAATGGAGACTGTTAAGATAATTCCAGGGGAGGAAAGCATCAAGGAGTTTTCACTGATAAGTGATGACTAATCACAAACCATCTTTCAATCAGTTATGTATTGCTAGCtaaaagaaagggaaaagaaCCTCAAAATGACTGAGACATCCATTCTCAAGTTTCACTGCCCTTTCAATAACCTCCCTCCttgtattgaaatgatgattcAATGCCTTGGCTGATACTGGCTCACCCCATTTTCCCAAGGTTATGCGCTCCCTGATAGTCTGTATATGTGGACTGCTCATATGCAGCAAATCAACTAGTCATACAAACTACATCTATTGTACACAAAGTGCCCAGCTATAAATAAGTACTTAATAGTTAACACTGTTACTAATAAAACATCTTTGACAATACCTTGTGTAGCAACCAACAGAATAGCCTTCTGCCCGCAGTATACTTGAGAGGAATGCAGCTGTTGATCCTTTTCCTTTTGTTCCAGCAATATGAACAGTCTACaataatttcactttagaaccaAAGAGTACACTACAACTCAATCAATCCCACTAAAATCCTAGATAAGTTAATACAATGTGATGCAAGAAACTACAAATTGAACTAAATATAGTAAAATGGAGAAAGGAAATCTGACCTTAAACCTAGATTGGGGATTACCCATTAGTCCCATCAATCGTCTCATTCTTCCTAAATCAAAACCATCTTCGGAATCTGTTCCTGCGCCTTTGGGAACCCCTGACTTCTCGAAGTTCTTGAGACTGTCCAAAAACTCCATCATTTCGTCTAATTCTGGATCCTCTCGTAAAGTGGAGAAGGCATGACGGGTATTGTGGACAAGTCCAGCAACTGAGCAGAGCATATTTCTCTGAATTGAACGAGTGAATCGACAGAGAATGGtaagatttttcattttttgttccTCACACTACAGAGCAGAAACCATTGCTTCTCAATCAGCCATTTCTGTTCTTGCCACAACTTTCAGAAAACAAGGGTGTGTTTGGTTGAGTTTTTAGCTAAAATTGTCCCTTTTATATATTGGAACATGTGCATTTTGCTCATTCAAATATCACCCATCTAATAaacggaaaagggcctaaaatatcTTCGAAGTATTAAAAATGGTAGAAAACTatccacctattggctccaAAATACCCTTGTCATTCACCTTTGGGTCCAAATTTGACCACttttttaactaatattaatttaaattatttaattattttttaaaatacataacgCTCAAccactaattattttaattaattaataagtatAATTTATAAACCCCTCATTACTAATTAAACTCGTCCCAATTAATACACTCGCCCCAAATCATAATTGCCCACCTATTAAACAAAACTCTCTGCCCTTCGTTCCCAACACCTGTTAATTATTGATATCTTTGTTGTGGACTGATTGAGGTCAATGCTGCATAAAGAAATTGCCTTCTTATATCGCATTGTAACATTTGAGTTATAGTAATGTTTCCATGTATGCCGAAAATGTAGCACTTTGAATTAGTATTGAATGGACATAGGAAATGACAATCAgcattttttcttgttttacaACATTACATGTTGATGGAGTCTGCAGTTTTGTGACAAATGATCAATTAAGAGTTTGAAATACAAGACAAGagatttgacttaattttttgTTCTAACAACCTAGTCAGCATTACTTTGATGAGGGAAATGAACAGAAATATAAGTCAAATTTAATATAGCTAAAAATATACAGAGAAGAGACACAAAATTGAGTAATTAAGCAATGTTTCTATACAAGTATTGGGAATGAAGGGTGAAAGGGTTATGTTTAATTGGTGGGCAATTATAATTTGGGGCGAGTGTATTAATTGGGACAAGTTTAATTAGTAATGAGAGGGTTTATAAATTatacttattaattaattaaaataatcagTGATTGAGCGCtatgtattttaaaaaacaattaaataatttaaataaatattcattaaaAAGTGGTCAAATTTGGACCCAAAATTGGATGACAAGGGTATTTTGGAGCCAACAGGTGGATGAGGGGTAGTTTTGTACCATTTCCAAtactttaagggtattttaagCCTTTTTCGTCTAATAAATTTggcttaaaaataaattgttgttataaaaaaaatttgatcgaattttgaatcaccaaaaaaaaggTGACCGGCACAAAAAAAAAACGAGTtaagttgattttttattttttttaaaaaaaagttaaaaagaatttgagaattttttataaACATTTGTTTTTGGTTAAAGAGTATCCATGTTGGACGAtgcataaaaaaatagttttcaatGAAAACGGTGTTTGTTTGCCATTCTTCAATTTAGACATATTCGTTATAGGTTCCTTGTTTTATTTGAATGATGCATAAAAATGCATAAAAGAATAGTTTTCAAATCCTAGTTTTCAATtcaggatttgaagtttatgaattttgaacTTGTCATTAAATTCATAGCTCATTTTAGTTATTGAGTCTGCAATTAAAATATTTACGATTCaagatttaaagtttatgaattatgaacttgTCATTGAATCCA is part of the Solanum stenotomum isolate F172 chromosome 8, ASM1918654v1, whole genome shotgun sequence genome and encodes:
- the LOC125874085 gene encoding dihydrofolate synthetase, with the protein product MKNLTILCRFTRSIQRNMLCSVAGLVHNTRHAFSTLREDPELDEMMEFLDSLKNFEKSGVPKGAGTDSEDGFDLGRMRRLMGLMGNPQSRFKTVHIAGTKGKGSTAAFLSSILRAEGYSVGCYTSPHIQTIRERITLGKWGEPVSAKALNHHFNTRREVIERAVKLENGCLSHFEVFTAIAFSLFAEENTEIAVVEAGLGGARDATNVISGPDLAISIITTVGEEHLDALGGSLESIAVAKSGIVKNGRPLVIGGPFVPSIEYILRRKASSMSSPVVSASDPGNRSALKGFCEVTGIPRQLCDIVLQIEKDYDLSIELLGVKLRMLGAHQLQNAVTATCAALCLSKQGWSLSSGAIRTGLESAFLQGRTQILSSEEANLLGVSGATILLDGAHTKESARALENTLQMTFPKAKMVLVVAMANDKDHLGFARELISVGDLDAVFSTEVDIAGAKSRMASASLLKCSWVNASREMNMKVLDLKVAESEDQSLQAAGIVKSQSILLAEGSLLACIRAGVKILNERPGEQPGILVVTGSLHIVSAVLGYLHS